In the Nitrospirota bacterium genome, one interval contains:
- a CDS encoding PilZ domain-containing protein, with the protein MKRVQVALGKGLQSIAETHNRRQNHRPPVEFGLMYSAQNGSGEVLMGDGMVTDLSPTGLGIRGNTPVRPGMELMIFLYLPGQDPLFVMETRVAWTSGRRFGVEILKMNLREQNRLRYFLRSNLAYSD; encoded by the coding sequence AGGTTGCATTGGGGAAGGGGCTTCAGTCCATAGCAGAAACACACAATCGGAGGCAAAACCACCGGCCTCCGGTAGAGTTTGGGTTGATGTACTCGGCCCAAAACGGCTCCGGCGAGGTCCTCATGGGCGACGGCATGGTCACAGATCTCTCACCTACGGGTTTAGGTATTCGCGGCAACACCCCGGTCAGGCCTGGGATGGAACTCATGATCTTTCTGTACCTCCCAGGACAAGACCCGCTCTTCGTGATGGAAACGAGGGTGGCTTGGACCTCAGGACGCCGGTTCGGAGTCGAGATCCTCAAGATGAATCTCCGAGAACAAAACCGACTGCGGTACTTCCTGCGATCGAACCTTGCGTATTCTGATTAG